The following coding sequences are from one Capsicum annuum cultivar UCD-10X-F1 chromosome 3, UCD10Xv1.1, whole genome shotgun sequence window:
- the LOC107853542 gene encoding uncharacterized protein LOC107853542, producing the protein MEPDDMLYFDYSLLPPYPMEDFTLWNHSWSPPPPPRQESARMKRAEFKAHFGRLAYEAFRKAWRTCVALYRRRRRKNILDVRFEEKAYTGGTSQVSLSILSMETKSENPVCCKPVQIVDESPKFQCMQLDAKSPAEESPLHIVQSRGDCALPVSFQQRSITEHVNLKRKVDTGPSGQDVTIFELCNKQKMNKKYKKTWRIGDSVSLEDLKEQFGKKREEAAESLNVSISTFKRICRERGISRWPSSKIKRERLHITKGLTALASTFSVKSNQQKSQSSNLSVNDEKSNGNLLEKNEDSATGAFYFSQHRCLAVAHTQHNFSHNTHNAQSKQLDTNAETFSALSPSVFALSSISAMPRLASIMSCQCHVCACACACAMPLLAP; encoded by the exons ATGGAGCCTGATGATATGCTCTATTTTGATTATTCTTTACTTCCTCCTTACCCTATGGAGGACTTCACTCTCTGGAATCACTCTTGGagtcctcctcctcctcctcgtCAAGAATCTG CAAGAATGAAAAGGGCAGAATTTAAAGCTCATTTTGGTAGGCTAGCATATGAAGCTTTCAGGAAAGC CTGGAGGACATGTGTGGCGTTATatagaaggagaaggagaaaaaatatccTTGATGTGAGGTTTGAAGAAAAGGCATATACTGGTGGTACGAGTCAG GTGTCTCTGTCAATACTGAGTATGGAGACAAAATCTGAAAATCCTGTCTGCTGCAAACCAGTGCAAATAGTAGATGAAAGCCCGAAATTCCAG TGTATGCAGTTAGATGCAAAATCTCCAGCAGAAGAGTCTCCACTTCATATTGTACAAAGTCGGGGAGATTGTGCACTGCCCGTTTCATTTCAACAACGATCCATCACAGAACATGTAAACCTGAAGAGGAAAGTTGATACTGGCCCTTCAGGTCAGGACGTTACCATCTTCGAATTATGCAACAAGCAGAAAATGAACAAGAAATACAAAAAGACTTGGAGAATTGGTgattcagttagtttagaggaTCTTAAAGAGCAGTTTGGAAAGAAACGTGAAGAGGCTGCAGAAAGCCTTAATG TTAGTATCTCCACATTTAAGCGAATTTGTCGGGAACGTGGAATCTCCCGGTGGCCGTCTtccaaaataaagagagaaaggCTGCATATAACCAAAGGCCTAACTGCATTGGCATCTACCTTTTCAGTCAAATCCAATCAGCAGAAATCACAGAGTTCGAATTTATCAGTAAATGATGAAAAATCAAATGGCAATCTGCTAGAAAAGAATGAAGACAGTGCGACAGGGGCGTTCTATTTTTCGCAACACCGTTGCTTGGCAGTCGCGCACACACAACACAACTTCAGCCACAACACACACAATGCGCAGTCTAAACAATTAGACACAAATGCAGAAAC CTTCTCAGCACTTAGTCCTTCCGTCTTTGCCTTGTCAAGCATCTCAGCCATGCCTCGCCTTGCCAGCATCATGTCTTGCCAATGTCATGTTTGCGCCTGTGCCTGTGCCTGCGCCATGCCATTGCTTGCTCCATGA